The DNA window GCATGGCGGGCATTTCATCGCCCGCGGGGCGCGGTATGTGCAGTTGGAAGGCAACGACCGGGCGCGCAACGTGGTGGCGAAGTTCCCGACGCTGGAGGCGGCGGAGGAATGCTATCGCTCGGCCGCTTACCAAGAGGCGCTGGACCA is part of the Roseovarius sp. THAF9 genome and encodes:
- a CDS encoding DUF1330 domain-containing protein, producing the protein MPALWIAHVTVTDEEAYGRYAKLAGPAIEAHGGHFIARGARYVQLEGNDRARNVVAKFPTLEAAEECYRSAAYQEALDHARNASERDLVIVETSE